Proteins from a genomic interval of Physeter macrocephalus isolate SW-GA chromosome 21, ASM283717v5, whole genome shotgun sequence:
- the LOC102977740 gene encoding NADH dehydrogenase [ubiquinone] flavoprotein 3, mitochondrial-like: MVALLLLRQGGAEGLKTVLLEAGVFRGLVSTISLSAESGKNEKGLPRNPKKQSPPKKSAPAATPAELFDNTTYKNLQHHDYSTYTFLDLNLELSKFRMLQPSSGGESPRH; this comes from the coding sequence ATGGTGGCCTTGCTTCTGCTGCGGCAAGGAGGAGCAGAGGGGCTGAAGACTGTGCTCCTAGAAGCAGGAGTGTTTCGAGGACTTGTTTCTACAATTTCTCTCTCTGCAGAatcaggaaagaatgaaaagggaTTGCCACGTAATCCCAAGAAGCAAAGTCCACCAAAAAAGTCTGCGCCAGCCGCCACCCCAGCTGAGCTGTTTGACAACACCACCTACAAGAATCTCCAGCATCATGATTACAGCACGTACACCTTCTTGGACCTAAACCTGGAGCTTTCGAAGTTCAGGATGCTTCAGCCCTCTTCAGGAGGAGAGTCACCTCGCCACTGA